aacaacgaattcataagccacaatgacaatgaaaatacatcacaaaaaaacctatgggacagagctaaggcagtactgaggggcaagatcattgccctcagcactcacattaaaagaatggaagcagagcaggtgaataacctcacgatgaaactaaaacaattggagaaacaagaaatgactgaatctaaaatgactaggaggagagagatcacaaagattaaagaggagataaatctgattcaaaatagaaagaccattcaacaaataaataagactaaaagctggttctttgagaaaataaataaaattgacaaaccCCTCGCAAGactgaataaaaaagaagagaagagactcaaatacataaaatcagggactccacaggaaaaattacaagtacacacgatactcaaacaatcataaggaactatttccagaacctctactcactgaaaaacaataattttacagaaatggatcaattcttagagaagtagaactccccaaactgaaccaagaagaaataaatcaactaaataaaccaataacttacagcaagatacagggggtaatcaagaacctcccaataaagaaaagcccaggcccagatggattcaccaacgaattatacaaaacctttagtgaggagctaataccaatactcctcaaattcttccacgaaatagaaacagagggaaaaatcccaaactaattctatgaagctaatatcatactcattccaaaaccaggcaaagacccaacaaaaaaaagaactacagactaatgaactaatgaacacagacgcaaagctcctcaataaaatattagctaacaagatccagaaactgatcaagaaaattatacatcaggaCCAAGTGGGCTtaatcccacagtcacaaggatgattcaacatccgtaaatcaatgtaattcaccacataaacagaactaaaatcaagaatcacattgttatctcagtcgatgcccaaaaagcctttgacaaaatacaacatccatacttattaaaagctctggagagaacaggaatagatggaatattcctcaaaacaataaaagccacatacaacagaccaactgctaacatcatattaaatggagagaaacttaaaaatcattccccctaaactcaggaacaagacaaggatgcccactctccccatttcttttcaacatagtgctggaatccctagccatagcaataaggcaagaggaggacatcaaagagatcctcatcggcaaagaagaaatcaagctaacACTATTGGCAGACTACATGACCttttatctgaaggacccaaaaaactcagtccccaaactcctacacctaataaaccattttggcaaagtagcaggatacaaaatcaattcacaaaagtgagcaagacaagcctagaacacagaaaacaaaggggcatgatctccctgatatatgactgttaagatggggtgagagagagacagtAGAGGCCTGGTCTGgcaaaccaaaaacctcttgtcaattggtatttcccacaggtttgggtcagtgaccctacattatgtaactaaaaccaaacaactactcaacatataaagttcaaaattgacctcttagtggatcacaatagctcaaaagctatgtatgtacattcatataagactattgtcgacatattgtctattgtcgacattacatttaaagccctaggcaaattttcttgggcttggccacgtggctactgtatatgttcttgatacattttgtattgtatatatgtctacctgacctagagaagggaaagaaaaacagggcgtaagatatcacaagaaatgtacactgccttactatgtaactgtaccatttttccacaacaccttatcaaaaaatttttgtttaattaataaataatttttttagggctagggatatggcctagtggtgagagagcttgcctcgtatacatgaggccctgggttcgattccccagcaccacatatacagaaaacggccagaagtggcgctgtggctcaagtggcagagtgctagccttgagcaaaaaggaagccagggacagtgctcaggccctgagtccaaggcccaggactggccaaataaataaataaataaataaataatttttttaagaaagactattgtcaacatactgtctattgtagacattacatttaaagacttaggcgaattttctttggcgtaggccacgtggctactgtatatgttcttggtacattgtgtattgtatatatgtcttcctgacctagggaagggaaataaaaacacggtgtaagataacacaagaaatgtacatactgccctactatgtaactgtaacccttttgcacaacaccttgtcaaaaaaaattgtttaataaataaatttttttaaaagctatgtatgtacattcatataagactactgtcgacatattgtctaatgtcgacattacatttaaagcactaggcgaattttcttgggcataggccacgtggctactgtatatgtttggtacattgtgtattgtatatatgtctacacaCCAaacacaggagcacccaacttcatcaaacaaacactactgactcgaaaaacactcatagacaaaGACACATTgatggttggagactttaacacttcactgtcacctctggacagatcaacacaccaaaaactgaacaaagaaccacagaactaaacaactgcatagaccaactagacttaaccgacatctacagaatattccatccagcaacaccagaatacacattcttttcatcaGCACATAGAATATTCTCCAaattagatcacatcttaggacacaaagaaaatctgtacaaatttagaagtatcaaaaccattcccagcattctctcagaccacggaataaaattagatatcaactcaaacagccatcacagaaaatcctacaattcatggagactaaacaagacactgctgaaccatcagtgggtcattgaagaacttagaacagaaattcaaatgtttatgtatttcaaccaagatgagtacacaaagtaccagctcatttgggacacagtaaaggcagtactcagaggaaaatttatatctctgatgcctacaccaacaaaatggagaaaaagctactcaaaaacttaaggaagcaccttaatctcctcgaaagagaacaacaagccaaacctgaAGTCAATAGattgaagcaaataattaaaatcaaatcagaattaaatgaattagagacaaaaaaaaatcaaaagaatcaacaaaacaaagagttggttctttgaaaaaaattaacaaggtagacagacccctagcaaacctgaccaaaaaaagaaggcagcacacccaaattaacaagatcagagatgaaacagttaacatcaccacagaaacaaccaaaattcagaacacaataagggactcttttgcaaacctttatgccaacaaattcgagaacctggaagaaatggatgatttcctagaaaaaattgatatccccaaactcaaccatgaagatttaaaccttctaaacagacccatttccagcattgaaatagaaatgataataagtgatctcccagccaagaaaaccTCAGGTACAgtcggattcacagcagaattctacaaggccttcaaaacagaactcacaccaatatttctcaaacttttcaatcaAATTTAaagagacacattctatgaagccagtataaccctcatcccaaaatcaggcaaggactcatcacggaaagagaactatagaccgatttccctgatgaacatagatgcaaaaattctccacAAAATTCTGcacaatcgacttcaacaggtcatcaaaaaaatcatacaccatgatcaaactggattcatcccagggatgcaaagttggttcaatatatgcaagtcaattaatgtaatccaccacatcaaccggagcaaggtaaaaaaccacatggttgtatctctggatgcagaaaagacGTTtgaaaaaatccagcacccatttatgctaaaagccctggaaaaactgggattccagggaacactcctgaatataataaatgcagtttatgacaaaccaacagcaagcataattctaaatggttaaaaactaaagccattcctttaaaatcagaagcatgacagggatgtctgctctctcctctcctcttcaacatagtactagaattcctatccagagcaattaggcaagaagaaaatataaaggggatctaaataggaaaagatgaagctaaactttctctctttgcagacaacatgatcctatacctaaagaactccatagactctactcccaagctagtagagctgatccaaaactttggcaaagttgcaggatataaaataaaccctcaaaaatcaatggcctttctatatgctaatgacccgaatgccgaggctgaaatcaggaatgcaactccttttgcaatagcctcaaaaaaacataaaatacctaggaataaccttagccaaagaagtgaaagacctctatgatgagaactttaaaaacatgaaaaatgaaattaaggcagaactaaggaaatggaaaaacctcccatgctcctgggtcgggaggattaatataatcaaaatggcaatattgccaaaggcgatctacaaattcaatgcaatacccattaatattccaacaccattttttaatgaaatagaggaagcaatccagaaattcatatggaacaataaatgacccagaatagcaaaaacaatcctaagcagaaagaacagtgctggaggaattacaataccaaacttcaagctgtattataaagctatagtaataaaaacaacttggtattggcaccggaacaggcctgaagaccaatagaacaaaactgaagacccagaaatgaacccacagaactatgcctacttaatctttggtaaaggagctaaaaaaaaaaaaaaaaataggatggaagaaagataacctctttaacaaattgtgctggaaaaactggctcaacacatgcaacaaactaaaactagacccttatatatcacactgcaccaaaatcaattccaaatagatcaaagacctagaaattaaaacagataccctgaaaacactaaaggaaggagtaggagaaacacttgggctccttagcacaggacagaacttccttaacaaagacccagaaataatcaaagaaaggatggacaaatgggactgcatcaaactgcagcacttctgcagggcaaaggacatagctcccaagataaacagaaagcccacagattgggagaagatctttaccgaccatacaacggacaaaggcctcatatctaaaatatatgcagaactaaaaaaattacattcctccaaaacaaaaccgcaaaaaaccaatagccccctcaacaagtgggctaaagacttaaaaagagactcctctgataaggaaatgtgaatggccaagagatatatgaaaaagtgctctacatcactggccataaaagaaatgcaaatcagggctggggatatagcctagtggtaagagtgcctgcctcggatacacgaggccctgggttcgattccccagcaccacatatacagaaaacggccagaagcggcgctgtggctcaagtggcagagtgctagccttgagcgggaagaagccagggacagtgctcaggccctgagtccaaggcccaggactggccaaaaaaaaaaaaaaaaaaaaagaaatgcaaatcaaaacaacattgagattccatctcaccccagtaagaatgtcctatatcaagaaaactaacaataataaatgttggaggggacgtggccaaaagggaaccctacttcattgttggtgggaatgtaaactggttcagccactctggcaaacggtatggagattcctcagaaggctaaacatagagctcccctatgacccagcagccccacttttgggcatctacccaaaagaccacaaacaagaacacactaaagcaaccagcacaacaatgttcatcgcagcacaatttgtcatagctaaaatatgggaccaacccagatgcctctcagtagacgaatggatcaggaaaatgtggtacatatacacaatggaattttatgcctctatcagaaagaatggcattgccccatttgtaaggaaatggaaggacttggaaaaagttatactaagtgaagtgagccaaacccaaagaaacatggactctatggtctcccttatagggaataattagcaaaggtttaggctgaggatcacaagagcccgatagctatgcccttatgaatgcataagatgacgctaagtttCCATgttattatggaaacgactgttatatcactgttgtaattattttcaacatgccatgttgaaaccatagcttctattgttgatgatcctcttgtatccccttcctgtggatgtacctgcactatcactttatcttatctgagtacattggaaactgtgtatactgatattagaactaggaaagtgaaagggaataccaaaatcaagacacgggataaaaagacaaacgactacaaaagcaatgcttgcaaaactgtttagtgtaaaccaactaaacaagtcatggggggaaagggaaagaggaaggagggagggggaaatgagggcggaagtaacaaacagtaaaagaaatgtatccaatgcctaatgtatgaaatgtaacctctctgtacatcactttgacaataaaataaataaataaataaataaataaaacatgaataatgatatgaaaaaaaaaaagatctctctACTTCAACAATGCAAACTTTCCATTATTCTGGGCAATTTCAAAACACAATCCATCAGGTACACACCTCAGCTACTATTCACCTAAACAAACAATTTATCCCGTGTCAAGAATCTATTTCAAAGTCATACCTAAATCATTCATACTTGTCCAGTCTCTGAAAGAATAAGCTTGACTCTCTGACTGTAACTTCCTGTGTCTCATCTATTCTCTTCATATGAAAGCATATAGTTCCCCATTGCTCTATGTTACCGAGTTtatcagtttcttttttgttttttaaattaatttattttattgttatataggtggtgtacagagggattaaaatTACATGAGTCCGGTAATGAGTGTCTTatgttccctcattttctcccagtccctccctcccatctctacccataagctgtatagttcactttcaccaatgaCTGCTGAGCTCTACTACTGTACTTTTTAAATCCTTTTCCTCAAGTTCTGTGCCCCTCCACCATCCTAAACATATACATgtgaatataccatacataagataaagacaggggctggggatatagcctagtggcaagagtgcctgcctcggatacacgaggccgtaggttcgattccccagcaccacatatacagaaaacggccagaagcggcgctgtggctcaagtggcagagtgctagccttgagcgggaagaagccagggacagtgctcaggccctgagtccaaggcccaggactggccaaaaaaaaaaaaaaaagataaagacagactcatcaaaaaccaaaaattaaagaaagaaaaggcctgttgtttacatatcttggagttcatatatatatatgtatgtgtatgtatgtgtatgtgtgtgtgtgtttgtgtgtgtgttagacatTCACATTTGAGATTCTCTCTTAAGaatgtcctcttttggtctcactgcatGTGAGTATCcaaaatcctgtataatttatcacatcccagtgcattttagatgtattttccacattttttttatttctttattgtcaaagtgatgcacagaggggttagtttcatacatttcttttttttttttcatttctttattgtgaaagtgatgtacattaaaaaaaagaaagtgatgtacagaggggttacagtttcatatgtaaggcagtgagcatattcttatccaacttgttacctcctccctcattttcccccacccagtactggcacaaaaaaaatacaaatgtaagAATGAATCTGTAAACAATTATTAAGTAAAATTAGAAATAGTCTAGCACATAGTTCTAAATTTtagaatctgggggctggggatatggcctagtggcaagagtgtttgcctcgtatacatgaagccctgggttcgattccccagcaccacatatatggaaaatggccaaaagtggcgctgtggctcaagtggcaaagtgcttgtgttgagcaaaaagaaggcagggacagtgctcaggccctgagtgagtccaaggcccaggactggtaaaaaaataaataaataaataaaattaaataaataaataaacaaattttagAATTTGATAACAAAAGCAGGAAAAATAATGTCCTTTGGTGTACAGAAGTAACCTCAGcaattaataaatacatatgtacattacTATTGACTATATAATAACagttcaagaaaattaaaattttaaaaccattCAAAGTATTTTAGCCTTTTTTGATAACCTACATCATAAAGTTAAGTGTATTAAACAAGAATATACAAAAGACTATAGGTTATAGAAAGCATATTTAATAGATAAATCATCTCTACTTACCTGTTACTTCTTTTAACTGACTTATTTTGCCATGGTGGATCAATCACAATTACATCAAATTTTTTCCTACCTAAAATCAAAGACATAATTTCAAAAATATCGTCTGCATGTGATCACTTTAAAAACTAAATACAAAggctaggggtatggctcaagtggtagaatatctatCGAGTAAATAGAAGACCTTGAGTTAAAACCTCAATACTTTCAAAAAGGAAATAGGtacatagaaagaaagagagaggaggatagatagacagaaagataagtagacagacagacagacactaaaGGAGgattggggatatagctcagtagtagtatATTTTTAATACGTATGAAGGAGCCCATATGTTCAAACTCCAGAATCTGAAAACAATAAATGTTGGCCCTAATTCAAAATTTAGCTGTCTCTAACTTATGTGATCATCAAGATATTACTTTTTACTAATAACAAACATAATTTGATACTACAAAAATATCTTGTACTAATGATAAGCATAGTAATTACTTACAGTTCAGAAGTGGCTGCATACAAGAAATATCAGACAAAAGAAAACTGCTTTTTGGTGGCAGCAGGTATTTCTGTCCCATTAAAGTAATCATTTTTGAGAAGCTAGATTTGTTTTCAACAACCCGTGAAAACAAATCCTGCTCTGTAacagaagtatcatcttccattAATTGTAATGTCTGAAGTTCCATATTATTCAGAgaaggcaaatgctttgccatttCACATAGTTCAGACAAACTGCAGGTCTCAAGGGGTAAAATAATGGGTTCACCACTACACTTGTCTCGATTTTCAACAAGTGAATAAAGAAAACCACTTCTGACACCTTCTTGGATTAACTGTAAAGATCCATCCAAAAGCAGTTCTCGGATCTGAAAGAAAATTTGttaaaagtatgttttaaaaatcactaaaatgtcttctaaataataaaattactacTGAGCTTTGAATATCTAAATTTATAAGCTAAAATCAATATTCATAATTCTTACAGTAATTTTCTACTACAATGAGATACATGGTATATTTATGAATTATTGCTTCTGAATTGTGGAACAAAACAGATGTTACTTCATTCACAAATAACCCAACAATATATGAAAAGTATGTCCTTAAAAATAtctaagacagggctggggatatggcatagtggcaagagtgcttgcctcctaaacatgaagccctaggctcaactccccagcaccacatatacagaaaatggccagaagtggcgctgtgactgaagtagcagagtgttagccttgagcaaaaagaagccagggacagtgctcaggccctgagtccaagccccaggactggggaaaaaaaaaaaatggtagactgtttgtctcgtatacatgaagccctgacttcaattcctcagccccacctcTATAGAAAAAGCCTCTGTCaagggtgctatggctcaagtggtagagtgctaaccttaagcaaaaagaagccagggacagtcctcaggccccgagttcaagccccaagaatggccaaaaatatatacataaatatacctcacagaggatcacaatagctcaacagctatgtacatatgttatataagatgaggctaagcaaaatgaactcccaagaGATGcacacaggaggattttattgttgtcgttatgtttaatgtactaaatgaatttcctttggcgtactccctgtggtcactgtatgtgattttggtacactggatattgtatatatgcttatctaaactagggaagggaaagtaaaatgagggagggtgtaacaaataagacaagaaatgtactcattaccttattatgtaactgtactccctctatacatcaccttgtcaaaaatttaattttttttaataaatgaataaatatctcTAAgaggagccgggtgctggtggctaatgcctgtattcctagcaactcaggaggatgaggtctgaggatcgcagttcaaagccatcctgagcaggaaaatccatgagactcttatctccaattaaccaccagaaaactggatgtggtgctgtggctccaagtgatagagcactagccttgagggagttcaagccccatgtctgacaaGAAAATACATCTAAGAGGAATTTGATAAAAATGGATATTCATATGCTAGTTAATAAAATAAGTCTCAGTAACTTTGAAAGGATTGAAATCACTAGACTATATTCTTAAATGCCAGTAGACAAATTTGAAATCAAGAACAAGAAGATACTAAGATAAACCCCAAATAGAAATTAAGATGTAACTTATCACATGCTTGGCATGtgggaggtcctgggttcaaacctcagcaccacaaaaactaatttaaaaaaaaaaaagaaagataactgGTTTAAACTTTATTATAAAGGCAAAGGTAAATTCTAACTCTGATCAAAATGATTCCTTGAACCTGGATACCAGTGGgcccacacctttaatcctaactactcaggaggctgagagcagaggatcacacagTTCAGAGaaagtccaggcagaaaattctttaAGAATCTATCTTGAATAAACCATCAAAATGTTGgactggaagtatgactcaagtggtagagcactacctgagtaaaaaaaaaaaactgggcaaagaacatgaggccctaaattcaagccatgAGGTAGCAGCacgcgcacgcgtgtgcacacacacgcacgcacgcatacatgcacgcacgcacacacaccttgATTTTTAAGAACATCCTTATATTGTCCATTTTTATACTAATTCACATTAATCTTGCAATGTTATTAATGAACATTTTATAGCTACCTTTCTATGATACTCCATAGCATCCAATTCACCGTGATTGAAAGGAACACATCTTTTACGCTTCTAAAGAATAAATTACAGAGAAAAAGTTACATTGCCATCTGTCAGACATTAACACTTCTaagcatgtatttctttttttttcatagtatcttttttttatcttcaaaCATTTTCTATATTGTGTATCTATCTCTAGTAGGTACTTATTTCTACTAAGGTCAAAATCAATGCAAAGGATACAGAAGTAAGGAGGTAAATTTTCcccaaggcaaaagaaaaaaaaaaaaagagttaatctagaaactggttttttttttccctttctttttttgcagtactgaggtttgaattcagggccttaggcttcctaagcaggcactctatccattgagccatgttctcagccctAGTTAATATTCATTATATATGTTCATCTAATCTTTacatattaatataaaaattcaacatgagtaaaaaaattaaaaaataatgtctaCACCAAACTACAACTGCTTATTTGTCTGAATTAAGGGTACAttatctacattttattttattgaaatctTACAGCACAATGTTGTCTTTTCTGCGCCTCACACATAATCAGTACATATTAGTTAAATacgtgcatgcgcgcacacacacactaaaaaattcACAACAATATTAGAAATCCTACTTTAGGTTCctataataatgtaataaaaattaTCTGCTATTTCCCTTAATTTTCAACATGCTTTCTAGCTCCTTTTCTATTCATCTGTAAGGTACATGAGGGCAGAGATTGCCTCATTATCCTGGAGAGAAGCACACTGacctagatgctggtggctcacctgtaatgctagctacctaGGAGTCTTAGATTGTTGGGATAGCAGTTTGAGCCAGCTTAAGAAGAAAAAGGTTTTCAAGACTTCCACCTCCAGGCAAGAACTGGATATGGTGATGCAtccctgttattctagctaccaGGAAGTTTAACATAGGTGGATCATGCCCAGGGGCCCACTtgggcaagaccctatctcattTATAAGCAAAAACCAGGATTGGAGTTGTAGTTCAATGGTAAGAGCACTGATCTAGATAGCATGAAACAtggagttaaaaccccagtatcacTCATGCACACATACGCAGAGGTCAGTGGATGAGTAATCAATGTTATTCCTAtcactaataaaataataatgaaactcATCTGAAACGGACTTTATATAATCAACTGTGAGCTCCTCaaatatattgtttttgttttgtttttttcttgccagtcctaggccttggactcagggcctgagaactatccctggcttctttttgcttgaggctagcactctgccacttgagccagagtgccccttctggccattttctatatatgtggtgctgaggaatcgaacccagggcttcatgtttataaggcaagcactcttgccactaggccatatccccaaccccctaaaatatatttttttatgtaCTAAGGTATAGTTCAATCCTGTATGTCATTCTCAACTTttaaaagatggggctgggaatgtggcttagaggcatAGTGcttacatgaggccttgggttcaatacctcagtacaacataaacaaaaaatacataaaactaaTTAAAAGAATGTACCTATGTGTATATCCAAATAAGTTTAGTACTTGTAAACATATGTATACAAACATCTGTGTTCCAGACAAGTACATTTCCAAAGTTGCTTTCTGCCTTCATTAGTAGAAGCTTTTCAAAAACTATCACCTATTTTCAGACTTTAATTATGAATTTATCCCCAACAGATCTCCATAAACCTTCAAGACCCACTTACTGCTTTTAGCATTCTGCACAGAAAGAAACATGAtctttagtttaaaaaataaaaaggtgtaaAACTTTTACTAATTAAATAGCTGAGCAGAAcgggtttggggtttggtttcatTTACAGAACATTCACTAATGAGCCAAACttgcttacttttaaaatattaaatttggtGCTCTAGAATGGTAGAATCTTAGGATAGAGTTAAAAATTACTCAGGATATGGTAAAGCCTTCTTATGTTTCACTAGATTTGTTTATACTTAATAAACTACATATTTGATTTTCTCaatgaaaacttttttctttacaaaattatatatttaaatctttCTACCTTCCCAACAACAGAAATGGAGATTTCTGTCTTAACACCATTCATTAGACTTTCTTCTTCATTGctttgttggtgttttttgtGAACAGGTGCAGTTATATAAGGTTTGGTGACATTAAATAGTTCAGTTCGAAAGACATATTTTTCTGTGAACACTTCACAATTTCCTCCATCCTCATtctctggcttagtggtagagtccaaaGCAGTACAT
This Perognathus longimembris pacificus isolate PPM17 chromosome 15, ASM2315922v1, whole genome shotgun sequence DNA region includes the following protein-coding sequences:
- the Mettl4 gene encoding N(6)-adenine-specific methyltransferase METTL4 isoform X1 is translated as MSVVHQLSSGWLLDHLSFINKINYQCHQHHKPHCSKNKPPSFVNFDSLQMDSLSCFGASAPCTALDSTTKPENEDGGNCEVFTEKYVFRTELFNVTKPYITAPVHKKHQQSNEEESLMNGVKTEISISVVGKKRKRCVPFNHGELDAMEYHRKIRELLLDGSLQLIQEGVRSGFLYSLVENRDKCSGEPIILPLETCSLSELCEMAKHLPSLNNMELQTLQLMEDDTSVTEQDLFSRVVENKSSFSKMITLMGQKYLLPPKSSFLLSDISCMQPLLNCRKKFDVIVIDPPWQNKSVKRSNRYSYLSSLQIKQIPIPELAAPNCLVVTWVTNRQKHLRFVKEELYPSWSVEMLAEWHWVKITNSGQFVFPLDSPHKKPYEGLMLGRVQEKAALPLRNPDVNVPPLPDHKLIVSVPCILHSHKPPLAEVLKDYIKPDGECLELFARNLQPGWTSWGNEVLKFQHVDYFIALESGH